From Bradyrhizobium sp. sBnM-33:
GTGTTGACCGATCCGAAGCAGCACAACGTACCTGTGACGCCGGAGCAGATGGCGCGTGAGGCCAGGGCCGCGTTCGATGCCGGCGCGAGCATCATGCACATCCATTTGCGCCAGCAGGAGCCGAACAAGGGGCATCTGCCGTCCTGGGACGTCAGCGTTTCCAAAGAGATCCAGCAGGCGATCCGCGAAGCCTGTCCCGGCGTCATCATCAATCACACCACGGGCACCTCGGGCCCGAAATATCAGGGGGCGCTCGACTGCGTGCGCGAGACGAGGCCCGAGATCGCGGCCTGCAACGCCGGCTCGCTGAATTATCTCAAGGTGAAGTCCGACAATACCTGGGCCTGGCCGCCGATGATGTTCGATAACGCGGTCGAGAAGGTGCAGGACTATCTCGACGTGATGAAGGAAGCGGGCACGATTCCGGAGTTCGAATGTTTCGACGTCGGCATCGTGCGCTGCGTCGGCATGTACGTGCAAACCGGCATGTACACCGGGCCGCTCGAATATAATTTCGTGATGGGCGTTGCCTCCGGCATGCCGGCCGATCCCGAATTGCTGCCGATCCTGTTGAAGCTGATGCGGCCGAAATCGCATTGGCAGGTCACCGCGATCGGCCGCGCCGAAATCTGGCCGCTGCACCAGCGCTGCGCCGAACTCGGTGGGCACCTGCGCACTGGGCTGGAGGATACTTTTTATCTCGCCGACGGTACCAAGGTGACTTCGAATGGGCAACTGATCGAAGCCATCGCCGCCTGCGCGCGGCGAGCGGGACGCGAGGTCGCGAGTCCGGCGGAGGCCAGGCAGATTTTTGGAACTAGGCATTGAGTGCCGTCATTGCGAGCGAAGCGAAGCAATCCATCCCGCCGTCCGGCAAAATATGGATTGCTTTGTCGCTTCGCTTCTCGCAATGACGGGGCGGAGAGTTCATGGCTGTAATTGAATCCACCATCTCCCGCTCGAGCGCCGCTTACAAAGCCAACCGCGACGGCATGCTGGCGCTGATCACACGGATGCGGGCGCTGGAAGATCGCACGCGTGCCGCATCGGCCGCGGCCAAGGATCGCTTCCACAAGCGAGGTCAATTGCTGCCGCGCGAGCGGGTGGCGCTGGTGCTCGACCCCGGCTCGCCTTTCATCGAGCTTTCCACGCTCGCCGGCTACATGTTCGACGTGCCGGATGCCGAGAAGAGCGTTCCCGGCGGCGGCGTGATCGCGGGCATCGGCTTCGTCTCCGACATCCGCTGCATGGTCAGCGCCAACGATTCCGGCATCGACGCCGGCGCGCTGCAACCGTACGGCCTCGACAAGACGCTGCGGGTGCAGGAACTGGCGCTCGAAAACAAGCTGCCTTACCTGCAACTGGTCGAAAGCGCCGGCGCCAATCTGCTGCGCTATCGCGTTGAGGACTTTATCCGCGGCGGCAACATTTTTCGCAATCTCGCGCGGTTGTCGGCCGCTGGCCTGCCCGTCGTCACCGTGACGCATGGATCGTCAACGGCGGGCGGCGCCTACCAGACCGGACTATCCGACTACATCGTCATGGTCCGCGGCCGTACCCGCGCGTTCCTCGCCGGGCCGCCACTGCTGAAGGCCGCAACGGGAGAGATCGCGACGGAGGAGGAACTCGGTGGAGCCGAGATGCACACCTCCATTTCAGGGCTCGGCGACTATCTCGCCGAAGACGACCGCGACGCGCTGCGCATCGCGCGCGACATCATGGCCAACCTGGAATGGGACCGGCGGAAGCCTGCGGCGTTATCCTTCAAGCCGCCACGTTATGACGCCGAGGAACTGCTCGGCATCATGCCGATGGACCACAAGCGTCCCGTCGATATGCGCCAGGCCATCGCGCGCTTTGTCGACGATTCCGATTTCACCGAATTCGGCGCGAATTACGGCCCGGCGACGGTCTGTGGCCACGCCCGCATCGAAGGACAGGCGATCGGGATCATCACCAACAACGGCCCGCTCGACGTGCCCGGCGCCAATAAGGCGACGCATTTCATCCAGGCCTGCTGCCAGTCGCGCACGCCGCTGCTCTACATGAACAACACCACCGGCTACATGGTAGGCCGAGCCTACGAGGAAGCCGGCATGATCAAGCACGGCTCCAAGATGATCCAGGCGGTGACCTCGGCGACCGTGCCGCAGATTACGATCTATTGCGGAGCGTCGTTCGGGGCCGGCAATTACGGCATGTGCGGGCGCGGCTTCCATCCGCGCTTCTGCTTCTCCTGGCCCAATGCCAAGACTGCCGTGATGGGCGGCGAGCAGGCCGCCGAGACCATGGCAATCGTGACCGAGGCGGCCGCCGCGCGGCGGGGCAAGCCGATCGAGAAGGAAAAGCTGGAGGCGATGAAGGCGCAGATCACCGGCGTGTTCGACGGCCAGATGGACGTGTTCTCGACCAGCGCGCGCGTGCTCGATGACGGCGTGATCGATCCCCGCGATACCCGCAGCGTACTTTCCGAGGTGCTGGCGATCTGCCGCGAGGCCGAAGCCCGCACGCCGCAGCGCATGCAATTCTCGGTCGCCCGGCCATGAGCGGGATCGAGATGAAGCGAACGCCATTCTTCAAGATCCTCATCGCCAACCGCGGCGAGATCGCGCTGCGGATCATGCGCACCGCGCGCCGCCTGGGCTATGGCGTGGTTGCCGTCTATTCCGATGCCGATCGTGATTCGCTGCACGTGCGCGAGGCGGACCAGGCCGTGCGCATCGGCGAGGCGCTGCCGGCGCAATCCTACCTGCGGATAGATGCGATCATCGCCGCCGCCAAAGCCAGCGGGGCCGGCGCGGTGCATCCGGGCTACGGCTTCCTCGCCGAAAACGAGGATTTTGCGCAGGCCTGCCGCGATGCCGGACTGGTCTTCATCGGGCCGTCGCCGGAGGCGATCCGGGCGATGGGTAACAAGGCCGGCGCCAAGGACATCATGCGGGAGGCTGGCGTGCCTGTCGTGCCCGGCTATCAGGGCACGGACCAGAGCGACGCAGTGATGCTGGCAGAGGCCAGGAAGATCGGTTTCCCCGTGATGATCAAGGCGGTTGCGGGCGGTGGCGGTCGCGGCATGCGTCTTGTCGAAGACGCCGCGGCATTTCCGGATGCGCTGCGCAGCGCAAGGTCAGAGGCGCAAGGCGCGTTCAGTGATCCCACGGTGATCCTGGAGCGCGCCATCATCGATCCCCGCCACATCGAAATCCAGGTGTTCGGCGATCGCTACGGCAATGCCATTCATCTCGGCGAGCGCGATTGCTCGGTGCAACGCCGACACCAGAAGCTGATCGAGGAGGCGCCGTCGCCGAAGGTGACGCCGGAATTGCGGGCGCGCATGGGCGCCGTCGCGGTCGCTGCCGTCAAATCGATCGGTTATGAGGGCGCGGGTACGCTGGAGTTCCTGCTCGATCCGTCCGGCGAGTTCTATTTCATGGAAATGAACACGCGCCTGCAGGTCGAGCATCCCGTCACCGAAGCGATTACCGGGCTCGATCTGGTCGAACTGCAGTTGCGCATTGCCGCCGGCCAGCCGCTCGGGCTCAAGCAGGAAGACGTCAGATTCTCCGGCCACGCCATCGAGGTGCGGCTGTGCTCGGAGGACGCGGATCATGACTTCATGCCGCAATCGGGCCGAATGGCGCTGTGGCAGATGCCCGACGGCATCCGCGTCGAGCACGCGCTGCGATCGGGCTCGGAGATTCCGCCGTTCTACGATTCGATGGTCGCCAAGATCATCAGCCACGGTGCCGACCGCAACGAGGCCCGCGGCCGGTTGATCTGTGGGCTGGAGCAACTGGCAGCGTTTGGGGTGACTACCAATCAGGAGTTTCTGATCTCCTGCCTGCGCCATCCTGCCTTTGCGAAGGGCGAAGCGACCACGGCCTTCATCGGCAATCACCGCGACGAACTGCTGGCGTCGCGTGCGAACGACGAGACGGGCGCTACGTTGGCGGCATTGTTGCTTTACGTCACCAACTCGCATGCGCCGCCCTGGCGCAGCGGACGCAGTCTGGCGACGACGTTCCCGCTGACGATGCGGATCGACCTTGGCCACGCGTTCGAGGTTGATATCGTTCGGAACCGCGACGGAAGTTATGTCGCCGGCCTCGATGGCAACGAGCGGCGTTTCGAGATCGACGAGCTTGGCGCCGACACGATCCGCTTTCGCACCGATGGCTTGATGGAGTCAGCGAGATTTCTGCGCGACGGCGGTCGTCTGTACATCCTGCATCGCGGAGCCTCGATTGCCGCCCGCGATCTGACGCTGGCCGCACCGGCCTCCACTGCGGCGGCGGACGGCGACGGCAAGGTGCGCGCGACAATGAACGGCCGCGTGGTCGCCGTGCTGGTCACGCCCGGCGAGCAGGTTGCGGTCGGCCAGCCCGTGATGACGCTGGAGGCAATGAAGATGGAGCACGTGCATACGGCTGGTGTTTCGGGCACGGTGTCGGCGATCGATGTGGCCGAGGGCGAGCAGGTGACGACGGGGCGGATCGTCGTGGAGATTGCAGCGGGCTGACTGCGTAGGGTGGGCAAAGGAGCGTAGCGACGTGCCCACCATCCTTGCCGTGCGTGAAATGGTGGGCACGCTTTCGCTTTGCCCACCTTACGAAGCTACGGATTACTCCGGCCGCCCCGTGCCGTCATTCAGCCAGCACGCTACCTGATGTCCTTCGCCGGCTTCCACCAGCGCCGGCCGCTCCACCTTGCAGCGATCCATGACATAGCGGCAGCGGGTGTGGAAGGCGCAGCCCGAGGGTGGGTTGATCGGGCTCGGGACGTCGCCGTCGACCATGGGCGCAAGACGCTTTGCTTTGGGATCAGCGACC
This genomic window contains:
- a CDS encoding acetyl/propionyl/methylcrotonyl-CoA carboxylase subunit alpha; translated protein: MKRTPFFKILIANRGEIALRIMRTARRLGYGVVAVYSDADRDSLHVREADQAVRIGEALPAQSYLRIDAIIAAAKASGAGAVHPGYGFLAENEDFAQACRDAGLVFIGPSPEAIRAMGNKAGAKDIMREAGVPVVPGYQGTDQSDAVMLAEARKIGFPVMIKAVAGGGGRGMRLVEDAAAFPDALRSARSEAQGAFSDPTVILERAIIDPRHIEIQVFGDRYGNAIHLGERDCSVQRRHQKLIEEAPSPKVTPELRARMGAVAVAAVKSIGYEGAGTLEFLLDPSGEFYFMEMNTRLQVEHPVTEAITGLDLVELQLRIAAGQPLGLKQEDVRFSGHAIEVRLCSEDADHDFMPQSGRMALWQMPDGIRVEHALRSGSEIPPFYDSMVAKIISHGADRNEARGRLICGLEQLAAFGVTTNQEFLISCLRHPAFAKGEATTAFIGNHRDELLASRANDETGATLAALLLYVTNSHAPPWRSGRSLATTFPLTMRIDLGHAFEVDIVRNRDGSYVAGLDGNERRFEIDELGADTIRFRTDGLMESARFLRDGGRLYILHRGASIAARDLTLAAPASTAAADGDGKVRATMNGRVVAVLVTPGEQVAVGQPVMTLEAMKMEHVHTAGVSGTVSAIDVAEGEQVTTGRIVVEIAAG
- a CDS encoding 3-keto-5-aminohexanoate cleavage protein yields the protein MGDKAVITCALNGVLTDPKQHNVPVTPEQMAREARAAFDAGASIMHIHLRQQEPNKGHLPSWDVSVSKEIQQAIREACPGVIINHTTGTSGPKYQGALDCVRETRPEIAACNAGSLNYLKVKSDNTWAWPPMMFDNAVEKVQDYLDVMKEAGTIPEFECFDVGIVRCVGMYVQTGMYTGPLEYNFVMGVASGMPADPELLPILLKLMRPKSHWQVTAIGRAEIWPLHQRCAELGGHLRTGLEDTFYLADGTKVTSNGQLIEAIAACARRAGREVASPAEARQIFGTRH
- a CDS encoding acyl-CoA carboxylase subunit beta is translated as MAVIESTISRSSAAYKANRDGMLALITRMRALEDRTRAASAAAKDRFHKRGQLLPRERVALVLDPGSPFIELSTLAGYMFDVPDAEKSVPGGGVIAGIGFVSDIRCMVSANDSGIDAGALQPYGLDKTLRVQELALENKLPYLQLVESAGANLLRYRVEDFIRGGNIFRNLARLSAAGLPVVTVTHGSSTAGGAYQTGLSDYIVMVRGRTRAFLAGPPLLKAATGEIATEEELGGAEMHTSISGLGDYLAEDDRDALRIARDIMANLEWDRRKPAALSFKPPRYDAEELLGIMPMDHKRPVDMRQAIARFVDDSDFTEFGANYGPATVCGHARIEGQAIGIITNNGPLDVPGANKATHFIQACCQSRTPLLYMNNTTGYMVGRAYEEAGMIKHGSKMIQAVTSATVPQITIYCGASFGAGNYGMCGRGFHPRFCFSWPNAKTAVMGGEQAAETMAIVTEAAAARRGKPIEKEKLEAMKAQITGVFDGQMDVFSTSARVLDDGVIDPRDTRSVLSEVLAICREAEARTPQRMQFSVARP